From Thalassoglobus sp. JC818, the proteins below share one genomic window:
- a CDS encoding HlyD family efflux transporter periplasmic adaptor subunit: MDTDRPIPWKMRFDLQVSESITGGRLVFVVKDPITLQYFSLTQHEYDLLSNMNGQLTTNDAYRQYNAGESFEEFTAELKEFLKKLVSQNLVVSTLPGYSQLVARRATAKTSQPAKLLARLNVITIRWRGLDPQSFLQWLDRWIGWIFRPSMLVLSLIFVFVAVLLASLHTSQVGLNSFDFSQIFTVQNIPVIIISMVLVKVLHEMAHGLACVHHGGECHELGVLLIAFFPLLYCDTTDSWRQNRWQRAQVAGAGIYVELMIASVCCLLWVASSPGILNLVFLNLMLICSINTLFVNGNPLLRYDGYYILSDLCDYPNLGPESRQLAGSWMRRVIFGPTAQDDDSLSAERLPLAVYGLASSLYRIVVLVMIVWAVHQFLKQYGLENLTFLVVAPMLIGLVVSLLSILTRKLRSLKGGVTPAQSIRPVLGTLTTVGILALLFLIPLPRSTNAPFVLEPGKCRPVYVTVPGRLTETFLSTEDLLSRDVQAGDLIVALVNEGLQLSLAQSEAQVRERENHLANLEKFRSTSKVANSTIPTIRNSLEAASDRLDTERLQQQRLRIESPIDGTYFPPRNTPKAQSTDRGVSTWSGCPLDKENDGAWVQEQTVLGWVGDQEDLRVVAYVPQAEMELIRVGNPVRIVSSSAPGTVCRGKVSEIGAEVVREVPRELIHNQYLIVEPRDGTYAPVETLYRVSIEIELGNPGALYSTGIVKIDGLKMSIADRLMRLLRQTFAWHAT, encoded by the coding sequence ATGGATACTGACCGTCCTATCCCCTGGAAAATGCGATTCGATTTGCAAGTCAGCGAATCGATCACTGGTGGACGTTTGGTCTTTGTCGTGAAAGATCCGATCACTCTCCAGTACTTCAGTCTGACGCAACACGAGTACGACCTGCTTTCGAACATGAACGGTCAGCTGACGACAAACGACGCTTATCGCCAATATAACGCAGGGGAAAGTTTCGAAGAGTTCACAGCAGAGCTGAAAGAATTTCTGAAGAAGCTGGTTTCGCAAAATCTCGTCGTTAGTACTCTTCCAGGCTACAGCCAACTCGTTGCCCGCCGAGCGACGGCGAAGACATCTCAGCCGGCGAAATTGCTCGCACGGCTGAACGTTATCACGATCCGCTGGCGAGGGCTTGACCCTCAATCGTTTCTCCAGTGGCTCGATCGATGGATCGGCTGGATCTTCCGCCCATCGATGCTCGTGCTGAGTCTGATTTTTGTCTTCGTTGCAGTTCTGTTAGCATCACTTCACACGTCGCAGGTCGGATTGAATTCATTCGACTTCTCCCAAATTTTCACGGTCCAGAATATCCCGGTCATTATCATCTCGATGGTGCTCGTTAAAGTTCTGCACGAGATGGCCCATGGTCTGGCCTGTGTTCATCACGGGGGAGAATGTCACGAACTGGGCGTGCTTCTAATCGCATTCTTTCCCCTGCTCTATTGTGACACGACCGATTCCTGGCGACAGAATCGATGGCAGCGAGCGCAAGTTGCCGGTGCGGGAATTTATGTCGAACTGATGATTGCCAGTGTTTGTTGTTTGCTGTGGGTCGCCAGTTCGCCGGGCATTCTGAATCTCGTTTTTCTCAACCTGATGTTGATTTGTTCGATCAACACCCTGTTTGTGAATGGAAATCCCTTGTTGCGCTACGACGGGTATTACATTCTTTCAGATCTGTGCGATTACCCAAACCTCGGGCCCGAATCGCGCCAGTTGGCCGGTTCATGGATGCGGCGAGTAATTTTCGGCCCGACAGCTCAAGACGATGACTCGCTCTCTGCCGAACGTCTGCCTCTGGCGGTCTATGGGTTGGCATCGAGTTTGTATCGCATTGTTGTTCTGGTCATGATCGTTTGGGCTGTCCATCAGTTTCTAAAGCAGTATGGATTAGAGAATCTTACGTTCCTGGTTGTGGCCCCCATGTTAATTGGCTTGGTCGTCTCTCTTCTTTCCATTCTGACACGCAAGTTGCGAAGCTTGAAAGGCGGCGTCACGCCAGCTCAATCTATTCGACCGGTTTTGGGAACACTCACAACAGTTGGGATTCTCGCGCTGTTGTTTCTGATCCCCCTTCCCCGATCAACGAATGCTCCGTTCGTATTGGAACCGGGTAAGTGTCGACCGGTATACGTCACCGTGCCAGGTCGACTGACGGAAACGTTTCTTTCGACTGAGGACCTTCTTTCGCGAGACGTTCAGGCAGGAGATCTGATTGTCGCACTTGTAAATGAAGGCCTTCAGCTCTCGCTCGCTCAGTCGGAAGCACAAGTCCGGGAACGTGAGAACCATCTTGCGAACCTTGAGAAGTTCAGGTCGACTTCGAAGGTTGCCAATTCGACAATTCCTACAATTAGAAACTCACTGGAAGCAGCTTCCGATCGACTCGATACGGAACGCCTTCAACAACAGCGGCTGCGAATTGAAAGTCCAATTGACGGAACTTACTTTCCGCCGCGAAACACTCCGAAAGCTCAATCAACTGATCGAGGTGTGAGCACCTGGTCCGGTTGTCCCCTGGACAAGGAAAACGACGGAGCCTGGGTGCAGGAACAGACCGTGCTGGGCTGGGTAGGAGATCAGGAAGACTTGCGAGTGGTCGCTTATGTTCCGCAAGCAGAAATGGAATTAATTCGCGTCGGTAATCCAGTGAGGATCGTTTCCTCTTCAGCCCCTGGAACCGTTTGCCGCGGGAAGGTAAGCGAGATCGGAGCTGAAGTCGTCCGCGAAGTCCCTCGTGAATTGATCCACAATCAATATCTCATCGTCGAACCACGCGACGGAACGTACGCTCCAGTTGAAACGCTTTATCGAGTATCGATTGAAATCGAATTAGGCAATCCAGGTGCCTTATACTCCACTGGAATTGTGAAAATCGACGGATTGAAGATGTCCATCGCAGACAGGCTGATGCGGCTGTTGCGTCAGACGTTTGCCTGGCATGCGACTTAA